AACCGGCAGCTCGACGTCCTCCTCCCCCGCCCTGGCAAGACGGTCCAGCACTGCGGCCAGGGGAACGATGACGTCCGTGCCGGACGGCTCGGCCAATGCCATGGTCCGCAGCCCAAGGATGGTGGGGGTCGATTCACCCAGCACCCTCGGCCGCAGCACGCAGACGTACGCGGCGAGAACGGAACCTGCCGCCTGAAGGCGGATGGCGCCGTCGTCGATTGCTTTTGCCCGCGTTGCGAAGGTCTTCAAATCAGCGAGGTCGCGGGGATCGGTAAAACGGAAGGACGAGGTGAGGAGATCAGACACACCAAGAACACTACCGGCTGGACCTGTGTTGAGCAGTGCCGGGGTGCCGTCTAGAGTCAAACCATGACTGAAGCCGACGCCGGACTCCTGGCGCTCCCCAGCGGAGACCCCACCTTATCGCTCATCAACCTTCTTGACCTTGGTGAGCTCGAGGGGGCCCGGACGGATGAGGACATCTTCCTGGGCCCGTCCCAGCAGCAGCCGCATCACCGGGTTTTCGGCGGACAGGTACTGGCACAGTCACTCATCGCCTCCATCAGGACCGTAGCCCCCGACCGTTTTGTGCATTCGATGCACGGTTACTTCCTGCGCCCCGGGGACGCGAACAAGCCCATCACCTTCGGGGTGCAGCGCCTCCGGGACGGCAGGTCTTTCTCGGCCCGGCGCGTGCATGCTTACCAGGAAGGCGTGCCCATCCTGTCGATGATTGCCTCATTCCAGGGCGAGGACGAAGGTATTGAGCACGAATCCGTGATGCCCAGCGGCATTCCTGACCCGGAATCGCTGCCCAGCACCGCTGACCTGCTGGGCAAGTTCGATCATCCGGTGGCACGGCACTGGGCCTATGAACGGCCCTTCGACATCCGGCACGTTGATCCACCGCTGTATGTTTCGGCGAAGGGCGCGAGGGAAGCGCGGAACGCCGTATGGATGAAGACCTTTGGCCCCATGCCTGACAACCCCAACCTGCACCGCGCCGCGCTGGCGTACGCGAGCGACTACACCCTGCTTGAGTCCATCCTGCGCCGGCATGGGCTCAGCTGGATCACCCCGGGGATGAACGTAGCAAGCCTCGACCACGCCATGTGGTGGCACCGGCCGGCACGGGTGGACGAATGGCTGCTGTACGTGCAGGAATCACCCAGCGCCCAGGGTGCACGCGGGCTGGCGACCGGCAAGATTTTCAACCAGGCAGGGCAGCATGTGGCGTCAGTGGCGCAGGAAGGGATGGTCCGTGTGCCCACTGACCTGAAGAACAAGGTGGTGGGGGCCTTCCAGTCCAAGGTGATGGAGCACCAGATCCGCAAGGCCTCGAAGGAGTAGCTTGGGGCACTGTTGCTGCCTACCACTGTTGATGGAACGGCAACAGGCCGGCACCTAAGGGGTGCCGGCCTGTTGTTTTTCGCTTTGCCGCGGCTTACTAGTCGCGGGTGAGGCGGCGGTGCGTGACGCGGTGCGGTTTGGCCGCATCCGGTCCCAGCCGCTCCACCTTGTTCTCCTCGTAGGATTCGAAGTTGCCCTCGAACCAGTACCACTTGGAGGGGTTCTCCTCGTCACCTTCGTAGGCGAGGATGTGGGTGGCCACCCGGTCGAGGAACCAGCGGTCGTGCGAGACCACCACGGCGCAGCCCGGGAACTCCAGCAGCGCGTTTTCGAGGCTGCTGAGGGTTTCGACGTCGAGGTCGTTGGTGGGTTCGTCGAGGAGGAGCAGGTTTCCGCCCTGCTTGAGGGTCAAGGCGAGGTTCAGGCGGTTGCGCTCACCGCCGGAGAGCACGCCGGCCTTCTTCTGCTGGTCCGGGCCCTTGAAGCCGAAGGCGGCAACGTAGGCGCGGGACGGCATTTCGACGTGGCCCACCTGGATGAAGTCCAGGCCGTCCGAGACAACTTCCCACAGGGTCTTGTTGGGGTCAATCCCGCCGCGGCTCTGGTCAGCGTAGGAGATCTTGACCGAGTCGCCGATCTTCAGGTCTCCGCCGTCGAGCGGCTCCAGTCCCACGATAGTCTTGAACAGCGTGGTTTTGCCGACGCCGTTGGGCCCGATCACGCCTACGATGCCGTTGCGGGGCAGGCTGAAGGACAGTCCGTCGATGAGGGTCCTGTCCTCGAAGCCCTTCTGCAGGTTCTTGGCCTCCAGCACCAGGCCACCCAGGCGGGGTCCCGGCGGGATCTGGATTTCCTCGAAGTCCAGCTTGCGGGTCCGGTCCGCCTCGGCAGCCATCTCCTCATAGCGTGCCAGGCGGGCCTTGGACTTGGTCTGGCGGCCCTTGGCGTTGGACCGCACCCACTCGAGTTCCTCGGAGAGCCGCTTGGCCTGCTTGGCGTCCTTCTTGCCCTGGATCTCCAGGCGGGCGCGCTTCTTCTCGAGGTAGGTGGAGTAGTTGCCCTCGTAGGGGTAGAGGTGGCCGCGGTCCACTTCGGCGATCCACTCGGCAACATGGTCCAGGAAGTACCGGTCGTGGGTGACGGCCAGGACTGCGCCGGCGTAGGACGAGAGGTGCTGTTCGAGCCAGAGCACGCTTTCTGCGTCCAGGTGGTTGGTGGGCTCGTCCAGGAGCAGCAGGTCCGGCTTCTGCAGGAGCAGCTTGCACAGGGCAACGCGGCGGCGCTCACCACCGGAGAGGTTGGTGACGTCGGCGTCCGCCGGCGGGCAGCGGAGCGCGTCCATGGCCTGCTCCAGCTGGGAGTCCAGGTCCCACGCGTCAGCGGCGTCGATGGCTTCCTGCAGGTGCCCCATTTCCTCGAGGAGGGTGTCGTAGTCAGCATCGGGGCTGGCCATTTCCTCGGAAATTTCGTTGAAGCGCTGGATCTTGCCGTGGATCTCCCCCACGCCTTCCTGGACGTTGCCCAGGACGGTTTTTTCTTCGTTCAGGGGTGGTTCCTGCAGCAGGATTCCCACGGTGTAGCCGGGGCTGAGCCGGGCCTCACCGTTGGAGGGGGTGTCCAGTCCGGCCATGATCTTCAGGATGGTGGACTTACCGGCACCGTTCGGGCCCACAACACCGATCTTGGCGCCGGGAAAGAAGGACATGCTTACGTCGTCAAGAATGAGTTTTTCGCCAACGGCTTTTCGGGCCTTGGTCATTGTGTAGATAAATTCCGCCATGGTTCCAAATCTAGTGGGTCGGCGGGCATATCTCACATTCGGTGCAGCAGGGTCAGGAGCCTACAAAGCACTTGCCGCTGGCCAGTACAGGCAGGACCGTTACCGTGACTGCGCCGTCCCGGACCTGGCCGATGACGCAGTCCTTTCCTTCGAGCACTGCCGCTTCGATGGCATCCGCTTCAAGGCCGGTGGGGGTACGGCTTTGCGATACCTGCAACGCTGCCGGTTCAATCCCCGCCCCGGTGAGGGTGTCAGTGACTTGGGCCGTAGCCGGTTTGGGTGAGTTCGCAGCCAGGCGACCCAACGCATCGCTCAGTGTCTTTTTGACCGTTTCGGTGGCAGCGGCTTCCTTTGCGGCAGCCGCCGCCTCGCCGGCGGTATCAGCCAAACTGCCGGCAGTGGCGGTCACCGCCGCTTCAGGACCTGCGTCGGACGCAGCCGCCGTGGTGGTAGCAGCAGTTTCCTGCCCGTCGGAACCAGAGGGGGCTTCTGCCGGTACACCGCTGACGCAACCCGACAGGCCGGCCACCAGGACGCCCGCGGCCAGCAAGGCAACCACCCGCAGTGCGGCGGCATCCCATGCTGCTGAAGGGGTGGCCCAAAATCCGCCGGCCGTGGTTTTCTGCCGGTGGTCAGGGGTAAGCCGCATGGTGCCATTCTGCCACGCCTCCACGGGCCAGCCTTCCGTCCTGGGCTTCATGACCTTGGCGGACAGGGGTGCAGCCGGGGGGTGCTGCGGCCCTGCCCGCCAAGGAACCCAGGGAGCCGAGGGGGGTTGACAAGGGCATCCTCAAACTCGGGAGTCGGCGAGCTCCCCCGTTTCCAGGTCGAGGGCGAGCAGGTCACCGTTGGTGTCCTCGACGTAGGCGGCAGCCGGATCTCCGCCGTCAGCGGTGTCCTCGTCACTGTCCTCGGGTTCGTCGAAAGGTCCTTCCGCCCCGGACTGGTGGCCAGCCTCGAAGGGAGGCTCCTGCTCCACGAGCGAGAGGAGCGGCTTCTTGGAGGACCGGGTGAAGTTGGCCGTACCCCAGGTGAGGTCATGCCCTACGGCATCAGCATCAATGGTGTGGGAGTAATAAACCCTGCCGTCCCTCTCCCAGCTGCGGATCCGCAGCGTGCCCACCACGATGACGGGCTGGCCTTTCCGGATGCTGCAGCCCATGTTGCCGGCCAGGTGGCGGTAGCCCTGGACCAGGAACCAGTTGGTGTGGCCATCCACCCACTGGCCGTCCTTGTCACGCCGACGCGAGTTGGAAGCGATCCGGAAAGAGGCGGTGGCCACTCCCCCCGGTGTTGTGCCGCTTGTGATGTCGGTGGCAACAAA
This genomic interval from Arthrobacter sp. SLBN-100 contains the following:
- a CDS encoding acyl-CoA thioesterase translates to MTEADAGLLALPSGDPTLSLINLLDLGELEGARTDEDIFLGPSQQQPHHRVFGGQVLAQSLIASIRTVAPDRFVHSMHGYFLRPGDANKPITFGVQRLRDGRSFSARRVHAYQEGVPILSMIASFQGEDEGIEHESVMPSGIPDPESLPSTADLLGKFDHPVARHWAYERPFDIRHVDPPLYVSAKGAREARNAVWMKTFGPMPDNPNLHRAALAYASDYTLLESILRRHGLSWITPGMNVASLDHAMWWHRPARVDEWLLYVQESPSAQGARGLATGKIFNQAGQHVASVAQEGMVRVPTDLKNKVVGAFQSKVMEHQIRKASKE
- the ettA gene encoding energy-dependent translational throttle protein EttA → MAEFIYTMTKARKAVGEKLILDDVSMSFFPGAKIGVVGPNGAGKSTILKIMAGLDTPSNGEARLSPGYTVGILLQEPPLNEEKTVLGNVQEGVGEIHGKIQRFNEISEEMASPDADYDTLLEEMGHLQEAIDAADAWDLDSQLEQAMDALRCPPADADVTNLSGGERRRVALCKLLLQKPDLLLLDEPTNHLDAESVLWLEQHLSSYAGAVLAVTHDRYFLDHVAEWIAEVDRGHLYPYEGNYSTYLEKKRARLEIQGKKDAKQAKRLSEELEWVRSNAKGRQTKSKARLARYEEMAAEADRTRKLDFEEIQIPPGPRLGGLVLEAKNLQKGFEDRTLIDGLSFSLPRNGIVGVIGPNGVGKTTLFKTIVGLEPLDGGDLKIGDSVKISYADQSRGGIDPNKTLWEVVSDGLDFIQVGHVEMPSRAYVAAFGFKGPDQQKKAGVLSGGERNRLNLALTLKQGGNLLLLDEPTNDLDVETLSSLENALLEFPGCAVVVSHDRWFLDRVATHILAYEGDEENPSKWYWFEGNFESYEENKVERLGPDAAKPHRVTHRRLTRD
- a CDS encoding DUF6993 domain-containing protein; translation: MRLTPDHRQKTTAGGFWATPSAAWDAAALRVVALLAAGVLVAGLSGCVSGVPAEAPSGSDGQETAATTTAAASDAGPEAAVTATAGSLADTAGEAAAAAKEAAATETVKKTLSDALGRLAANSPKPATAQVTDTLTGAGIEPAALQVSQSRTPTGLEADAIEAAVLEGKDCVIGQVRDGAVTVTVLPVLASGKCFVGS
- a CDS encoding single-stranded DNA-binding protein — encoded protein: MNDTITIRGFVATDITSGTTPGGVATASFRIASNSRRRDKDGQWVDGHTNWFLVQGYRHLAGNMGCSIRKGQPVIVVGTLRIRSWERDGRVYYSHTIDADAVGHDLTWGTANFTRSSKKPLLSLVEQEPPFEAGHQSGAEGPFDEPEDSDEDTADGGDPAAAYVEDTNGDLLALDLETGELADSRV